The nucleotide window aaaatgaaaatggccttgccctctcaacgaCTAAATTCCAATCCATGCCTGTAGTGAGATATTCATCTGTCCTGTATGGACATTGGAAACTGGGCCATCTTTCTTGAGATTATACTCGTAACTGACATTTTGATGTAGAGCTATGCGCTGTACGTGTTTTtcctccttttttgttttgatcggCACAGTGAAAAATCAATGAAGAGCTGGATATTTACTGCAATGGCGTATACATGTACTCAGTCTCAGCAAGATTATTCGGGTCATCGGAAACTGGGCCATCTTGCTTGAAATTACacattcaaccaacatttttatgtAAAGCTATGCACTGtacaagattttgtttttttaagggcaGGGGGGATTTTAATGGTGTACTGCTTATAGAACAGAAAGTACAAGAGCTAACATCATTAGAAGTACATGGAATTTGGCAATTTTCGTAAAGCTGGTTCCAGCATGGATAAGGCTACAAGCCCATTGGTACTTAAAACATGCGGCAGGTTTAGGTCTAGTTTTAATGTCTTTAGAGGAAAAGTACCtcattgatttttttgtaaaagttaTTGTTAATTTTCATCGTTTAGATTTCAATAAAGACACCATGTAAAACTCAACTGTGGAAATATCATCGTTTGTTGTAATAGGAGGCGTATTCTGTTTTGTCAGGTTGAATTTGTACAAGTTTATATTGACTTCCATGCTTTGATTGCAGCAATGCAAGACTTTTTGTGATttaaggtggcagcagacttaccaggtaaatccattgttcttggaaatGTGCGCATGCACAACTTAGcccaactcacttgcgaatatcgctgcgaggGGAGGTTTGTGACCACCGGGCTTAAGACTAGTTTTGCTGGTCCTTATTTCAGATAAGACTAGACTAGTCCCTgctaaaaacaaccaaaaataaaatacaaaatttaacaaaagaattgatttgaaattacttaattatttatttaattatttatttcatttcacaCCCAACAGGATGAATATGAGGCaatgaagaaatgttcagttttaaatgtgggaggaaaaccccaaaggagaaaacccacacaatctggtagggactgaaaacccaatccttATAAGAACTGAGTATTATTAGTTGTATCGTACAAGGTAAACCCCTGGTAAAAATAACAAGTGCTCGAAATTTGCAGTaaaaactaaaatgtttgatttaTATGGTTTGTATCTATTGTGTACGTGATaacaaaattgacattttaaaagtcagataagacactgataataaaagaaaatatacaTTGCTAGTTCATTtcaattaattgtttacatCAACAAAAATTAGTTTAGAAACTAATTTTACTCAGCAATGCCAATAAATCAAGATTTAACGCCATGAACAATGGACCTCACAAACAAGTAGAGCTCTTGTCTAATGTCAAAGAAAAAAGTTGCTCAATAGCTGCCGTCTCCATTGTTTCCATCATCGTTTTGCCTCCCAAGATAGCGGCCGGATGACGCCAATGCATTTAGTCATTACAGACCCAGCAGTGTACAATCTCGCAGCTCCATTTTCTTTTCTGCTTTGCTTGATTGAACCCTTGGAAGTGTGACTttaaaatatccaaatatattggatattttaataagtcctgtggTTTATCCATACTATTGGTTTGACTACACCAAACACACTGTCAAAAGACGCATTAAGTCATAGAGCAGCTGTTCCCCCTTTCATTCTTTTACGATCTTGTTTATATACACGTACGTCTAACTGTAGGCAGTTTAGGTTTACTGGTACCACATAAAAACATGATTCAATTAAAGTATTGCATCAAAATACGTGCATTTTTACACACAAATGCCGACTTCTACAAATGGAATTTTCGGGCTGTTTGTCACAATTTTCCCAAAGGGACcaaaaatcggaaatcagacttacAGCCATTGCACACTTTTGGTATACAGTGtagtccaaaggcccacactttgtgtatcacaacttaaatataaaaaaacaaacctgtgaaaatttaggcttaaacagtcatcggagtcgggagaaaataacgggaaaaccaacccttgtttccgcacgtttcgccgtgtcatggcatgtgtttaaactaaatccgtaattctcgatatctagaatttataatttttttaatcaatgttttctcaaaaagtaaagcatttaatggaatagtatttcaagagaagtatttcaccatttccttctgtaaaccccgttatttgtaaatctgtgaacttttttttgttttctggtgaaagtgtctaatggctttaagtatgaAGAATATCATACCTGTGGGGGAATTTTGTACGTTATTTTCAGCAAAATAACGATTTACTTCTCATTGCATCGCGCAGATTGCCCTTTTTAAAATCACAACCACTCATGGATGATGATATTGTACCCTTCAATGCAAGAACCACAACCACaaaagtaaaattttaaaaaacactcCCTACTGCATTCTCTACAAACAGATCTACAActaacattatttaaaatggAACTTAAAATTACAGTCCTACTAAAAACAAGCTCTCATTCTAAATGAACAAAATTacctataaaataaaaagttaagcGGAAGTTAATGTAAGTGTACACAGCAGTGAGTTTCAGATGCTTATGGCGCGCGCAGCTATACAAACATAACAAACATTGTGATGTGTGATGCAATAACAATATTTCACACAATAATGATTAGTATAAACTTATCAACTTAAAAtgaccaatggttcttttcagaaccaacactaccccAAAAAAGGAGataatattcacatggtgttaccgcaagcctCTCTTAGTGACTTGAAATTACttgcgttttttcttttttttcttggacGATGATGGTATTAGGCGTCATGTTGGGCCCAACTTCGTAGAGCTacttaaacataaaataatgcttaaacactttctgctaagcagtaatGAGCAGGGttacagtcacaaattgtacttgtgacatggtagtttggctggtaaccttaatcggTAAGCATAAGTTTATGTTTAGCTTCTTTTTTTGTTAACCTTTAAGAGACCATTCActtctgtataatcatcacaaaTGCCCAGACattgttaatattgttttttcatcaaattttgtcagtaaaaatATCACTAAAATCAACACGAAACAGAAAATTAAgttttgtgtttagaaattGGGATACTATGCTAACATACATTAACAAATTTCATATCCAAATATTATCttttctttgacctcttaaTGTGAATCGGAGGTCAAAACTTGCGGCCGTTCGTGGCCGCTAAGGGCATTTCTGTTCAAGCCGCTTGTGGCCGCTATGGTCTAAAAGggtaaagcagctctatgaaatttggccctggggACCAATGCAGCCCTTGACTCAACTCCTACCACTGGAATAACTCCTGCTGGAGTAACTACTGTGACTGCTGCTGCGGCTGTATGATCGACTCTTCCTACGGCGTGCAGCACTGCGGCTCCTTGACCTGCTGGAGTTTGATCGCGACGCGGAGCGAGAGTATGACCTGCGGTTGCGGCGGTTACGGTCGCGGCGTGGAGATGATTTACGCCCTCTATCACGCGATCGACTACGCACTGGGGAGCGGCGGCGACGGAGCGGGCTTCTACTTCTGCAATaaaaaagataataatatgCCCAGATGAGTTGCCATTGAATGACCATATTGCTATAAATTAGTAAATGTGGgccaaacgtttttcaaagccATGGAAAGCCTGAGtgctttaattatttgagtgagaaataacccctttcttaaaaacaaccttatcgcaatgtttcatactatcaacagctctccaatgctcattacaaagtaagtttttatgctaacttaTACCATAAGTGTCTTGCGCCTTGAGGTAAAAAGTAAAATGAGATTCCTACCTTCTTGATCGGCTGATAGATCTTGATTTCCTACGATGGGATAGGGAGCGACTTCTTCGACGTCGTCTTGGTGAGGGTCGACGAGGTGAAGGGCGCCGTGGTGATGGTCTACGCCTTTCCCTACTTGGGCTGCGTCTGTACAGAACATAAATACTTCATATATTAACCTTCATACACCATTTATTTGAGTAATAAATTGATCATATGgaaacattaatttttaatttattttacagCTGGtgccccccacaaaaaaaagagggggaaaaaaaaatggggaaaaaatcacaaagctCCATCAGGATTCCCGTTTGCCACTCTGGAATTTGAGTGGCATTATGTGGTCAACAATATTATTCCAAGAATATGTGACTAACCTCCTGTCCCTGGTTTGTCTTCCTCGGCTTCGAGAGCGGCTTTTACCTCTGTCTGATGAGTGAGAGCGACGAACAGGATGCTTCCTCAGAGGAGGACTCCGAGATCGACTACGAGATGATGAAGATGACCTTCagaaaaacatcaaattattattttggtcCCTTTAATATATTATTCAGGCAACTGTTTaactatttaaaaagaaaaattcaacCAATTAAGTAATATTGGGTATATTTAtattctttttaaatatttgtatcctatgtatattttcctgtaattcgaccCTTGGTCGCCATtggaattttgtttataaagatGAAAGCATTAATAAACTTAAAAAATTAAACCGTGCCTAATAATCCTACCTCGACTTTCTAGACTTTCTAACTGGTGACCTCCGCGGGACCCTTCTTGGAGACCGTCTTGGTGTCCGCGATCGACGAGTAACCCTTCTTGGAGATCTCTGAGGAGACCTACTGCCCGATGAGGATCTGGAACGCCTTCTTGATGGCTTCGGAGACCTTCTTGGGGAACCCCTCTGCACTTTTGAACTGGTAGGTCTTCTTGGTGAACGCCTTGGTGAACGCCTTGGTGACCTCCTGGGTGACCTGGCAGACCTTATTGGGGGTGAAGCTGACCTGCTAGCTCTCTTCTCTCGTCTTGGTGGTGGACTACGAGAAGCGCTTCGGCTGCGAGCTCTTCGCTTGGGAGGGCTTCTGCTTCTGCTGCTTGTAGAGTAGCCTCGTTTGCGAGATGGTCTTTCGTCTCTGTCATCAGATTGCTGTTCCTTCTGCACAGAACTTGGGCCAGATTCTCTAGTGCTTCGTCGACGATCGGGACTGGAGGATTCTTTTGTTTGAGAGGAAATCCCAGAAGAAACTGGCATCTCAGTGGGTTGGGAGCGAGACGGAGAATGAGCCTTTTTATCTGATGATCCTTCGGGGTTACCCTCGTCAGATGTTCCCGGGCCTCCCATCATCTCCTGAATCTTGCGATTTTGATAAGTAAGAGCAGCGAGACGTTCCTCCAAGTCGGTGCGTTGCTTCTCCAGCACCTTCAGGCCTGCTGCGTCATCATCCTCGGTTCCGTTGGTCTCCGAACTGCTGGAGTACTTCTCCTGTtacaataatgataataatgtaaACTTATAAAGTgcactttgaaataaaattaaaaaaattctcaagGCGCTACAGaaaagataataaaaaaattaaaaaaattatctaccgATATTACACCACTACAGACACTTTATCAAACTAAACAAATGAATGTCCGTTTGTTGTGTCCTGTCAATATGCCTCCCATACAAGCTGTGCTCCGGGGATTTACCTCGATTTCGTTCCCCAAATGAATTTTGgggtttttggggtttttttggtGTTTGCactttttgtggggggggggggggaatttttTCTGTTTTACTGTGGATCAAACaactacttgtacatgtatttaaagacgctggacactattggtaattgtcaaagatcagtcttctcacttcgtgtaccTTAACATATGCCTAAATTAACAagtttgtgaaaatttgagctcaatcggtcatcaaggttgcgagataataataaaagaagaaaacaaatagccacacgaagttgtgtgctttcagatgcttgattccgaaaCCTCATAATCtgatctaaggtctcgaaatcaaatttgtggaaaattacttctttctcgaaaactacgtttctcacaatgctttatacaatcaacctctccccattattcgttaccaagtaattttttatgctaataactattttgcgtaattaccaatagtgtccactgcctttaacggctTTGAGTGAATTGAATAATTTGACATACCTGATTTGGTTCCACATTTTTAACAGACTTGTTTTTCTGGGTTGCATTCTCCAGACTGATTTGTTCCCGCCCCTCAGCTGCAACTATCACTGCCCCGGCTTCTGCCTCGTCCTCTGAGGGTGGCTGCCACTGGAAGCGCTCCTTCAGATTAGGGCTCCGTTTGCGTTGCTCGGTTGCCTTCTGGTACTTCTTGCGATTCTTGGTCGAGTACGGATCCCCGATGTTGAGTTTCCGCTCCCCTTCACTGCTCTCCTCATCCGATGAGTCTTCCCCGCTGGATGAGCTCGGGCGAGAGGGTTTATCTTTCCCTGATCGCCCCTTGTCGACCGGAGGGGAGGATGGTGGAGCTAGAGTGGCCAGCTTGACTCGTTCGGATGGGCTGGTCGGCCAGGTTTGTCTGCTTGTTGATAAGGGTAGAGGAGACCTTGAGGGACTGTGTTGTGGACTAAGATGTCTGGGTGATGGACTCTGGTTGGGTCCATGTCTGGGggggaaaataataaaaaatttaagTTACGGATTGTGCGGTCAAGTGATAAAGGTAGGGTCAAACTTTAGTTTACTCTTCCccaacaacccccccccccccccccctcaaaaaaaaggGGGTACTTTTATCCGAAAGCCTTTGAGTTATAAAGATGGTAATGGTAGTTTTCCTAATTATCCTGCGAATAAATTTTGTCTCAAGTTGATctgagatttaaaaaaagtctgtcaacaaatttgaatgTCCAAAGATCACCTTCAGGTAATTTTGGGAGATTCAAATTACTGCTAAACATGGATGGAATCGACATTCCTGAcgaaaatacttcagctgaaaatGTCATAGGTGACTTATAGAACAGCATTATTAAGGCCGgtccatacttcctgcgaatgcgaagcaaattttgacctcacaaggctgttttcgcagcaaatgtACCACAGGAGTTGAATAcagttcaaatatttgttgcgaatttgtgttGTCAAAATTCATATCGCGTTCgctttcgcaggaagtatgaaccaggcttaacatTGACAAGAAACAAGTGATGACCGTACTTTTAAGCTTCTTTTTTTATGGAAAAATTACACAATCTTTACCTTCTTAACTGGATTGGTGATGGGGACCGTCGTCCAACGCTAGAGGCTGGAGAGGAAGATGGACTCCTCAAGGCAGGAATACGATGTGCTCTCATCATTCTAtcatcaaatttaaaaaacattcaagCGATAGTGTAAAAACATGTCACAAACAGGTATTTTTTATAGCagcatttgaaactttgcatggcggaCAGAATTGAATTAAGGTTGATACAACACAATAcaagagtaggatttgaaactttgcatggtggagacacaacctacatgtagtaaggtttgtgtaacaccatgtacatgtatgaacataATCTCAAAGATTTGTGGTGGTTTTCATAAACTCGTCCAAGTCAACCAAATGACTCTTCATGGTTACACCAACTGCTGCCAGGCCTCATGTTGAAAGCAAGCAATGTGTGGATACAGTCTCACATCTATTATATTGACCCCTGACCTACCCTGAATCCTGTTTGTCATCAGTTGATTTCCATGGTTTCTGGCCCGGCTTCCAGCGACTCGGCGGAGGGCTCAAGGACTTGGATTTACGAACTCTGAAATTGAAATGGTAGACCGAATTActgaatacaaaaatattttgtttcaagggaaggtacacgtttagtaaccactcataacaaatattatcttaaaaactgacttggtaacgagcattggagagctgttgatagtataaaacattgtgggaaacgactccctctaaagtaacgtagtttttgagaaagaggtaatttctcactaaaataataaactagaagtcttttattcttatctgaaagcacacaagctcgtccaacaagggtgttttttctttcatcattttctcgcaacttcgatgaccaattgagcccaacttttcacaggcttgttattttatggttatgatgggatacaccaagtcagaagaccAATTAccaaattaccaaatgtgtaccttccctttaatactataaaacacattaaaaaacTGTTGTGTTGCATTATGTGGTGCAGACacgcctggaattacacaatgttcacagaggtcaagaggtcatggcct belongs to Asterias amurensis chromosome 5, ASM3211899v1 and includes:
- the LOC139937795 gene encoding uncharacterized protein; protein product: MVTSSTKQRSRCFFDITVNGTLAGRIIFELYSEICPLTCENFRALCTGEKGLGKTTEKPLHYKGTPVHRVVKDFIIQGGDFSAGNGTGGESIYGGTFSDENFDLKHDKSYLLSMANRGKDTNGSQFFITTKPAPHLDGIHTVFGQVLQGVEVVLEIENQRVDNKSRPMTDVRVSNCGELILKIKAKEPKQKKKVASSSEDESSSEESTSSSESEDEKAKKKRKKREKKEMKNSKREESAKVEKKQPSFQSELASHVNINPEQIPDVPTNSFLLRRSPEKNNGNQRMRRMTNQVRTKSGRKVKGRGMMRYRTPSRSRSRSTTPPHWRAEERKYMAADRWQPPGRRNSSLDAKWERGADLQPASGDNKRGNLQSRLDRSADRANRGGRDNGPGRQREFGQVEQPGRAGMERERGRQVQGRRENVAADAKADRGKEKEKEKKHKKDKDKSHKKHKKHKKHSDKDKAKPHKGDALDRKRAPSPKARSRSHSPLTRKNRGRSPGRERDVGGAGRRRHSSPSPRDGRRNASNREMGLKNDNKVRKSKSLSPPPSRWKPGQKPWKSTDDKQDSGMMRAHRIPALRSPSSSPASSVGRRSPSPIQLRRHGPNQSPSPRHLSPQHSPSRSPLPLSTSRQTWPTSPSERVKLATLAPPSSPPVDKGRSGKDKPSRPSSSSGEDSSDEESSEGERKLNIGDPYSTKNRKKYQKATEQRKRSPNLKERFQWQPPSEDEAEAGAVIVAAEGREQISLENATQKNKSVKNVEPNQEKYSSSSETNGTEDDDAAGLKVLEKQRTDLEERLAALTYQNRKIQEMMGGPGTSDEGNPEGSSDKKAHSPSRSQPTEMPVSSGISSQTKESSSPDRRRSTRESGPSSVQKEQQSDDRDERPSRKRGYSTSSRSRSPPKRRARSRSASRSPPPRREKRASRSASPPIRSARSPRRSPRRSPRRSPRRPTSSKVQRGSPRRSPKPSRRRSRSSSGSRSPQRSPRRVTRRSRTPRRSPRRVPRRSPVRKSRKSRSSSSSRSRSRSPPLRKHPVRRSHSSDRGKSRSRSRGRQTRDRRRSPSRERRRPSPRRPSPRRPSPRRRRRSRSLSHRRKSRSISRSRRSRSPLRRRRSPVRSRSRDRGRKSSPRRDRNRRNRRSYSRSASRSNSSRSRSRSAARRRKSRSYSRSSSHSSYSSRSYSSGRS